A section of the Flavobacterium sp. CG_23.5 genome encodes:
- a CDS encoding glycoside hydrolase family 13 protein — translation MNKIIPLSLQNKSFLKKITIFLFFMSLTLNAQIDKVEPPFWYAGMQNPELQIMFYGKNIAQYQVAVSNSIVITNVTKTENPNYLFVTINTKKVPVSDLVFTFKNSKKESFTQKYSLKKRRENSAQRKSFDSSDMMYLLMPDRFANGNRNNDSEDATKEKYNRELPGGRHGGDIEGIIKNLDYISALGATTVWSTPLCEDNDAAFSYHTYGQSDVYKIDPRYGTNEDYVRLASEMHKKNMKLVMDYVVNHWGIEHWMMKDLPTNGWINQFENYTQTNHKRTVIHDTHASKIDTETCLNGWFATSMPDLNLANPLTLKYLIQNAIWWIEYADLDGFRVDTYNYSDPKGIAKWTKSITDEYPNFNIVGEVWMQSQAQMAYWQKDSKISQIQNYNSYLPSVMDFTLYEATTKVFNEDDGSWDKGIIKLYDNFTNDFLYPNSNNLLVFVENHDTNRFNQTYGNDIRKYKMAMTLLATVRGIPQLYYGSEIGMIGDKNKGDADIRQDFPGGWEGDQNNAFIKEGRTLGQSEYFDFTAKLFNWRKTKSVVHFGKMTHYIPENNVYVYFRYNTNETVMVLINNSKETHKINTHRFKENIKNFKTGKDVISELTFDVTNEITLEPKSVLILELK, via the coding sequence ATGAATAAAATCATTCCTTTATCGTTACAAAATAAGAGCTTCTTAAAAAAAATAACCATCTTCCTTTTTTTTATGTCTTTAACCTTAAACGCTCAAATCGACAAAGTGGAACCGCCTTTTTGGTATGCAGGAATGCAAAATCCAGAACTGCAAATCATGTTTTATGGTAAAAACATAGCGCAATATCAAGTTGCAGTTTCTAATTCAATTGTTATTACTAACGTTACAAAAACTGAAAATCCCAACTATCTTTTTGTTACCATTAACACCAAAAAAGTTCCCGTTTCAGATTTAGTTTTCACATTTAAAAACAGCAAAAAAGAAAGTTTTACACAGAAATATTCTTTGAAGAAAAGAAGAGAAAATTCTGCTCAACGCAAAAGTTTTGACTCGTCAGACATGATGTATTTATTGATGCCCGATCGTTTTGCAAACGGAAATAGGAATAACGACTCAGAAGATGCGACCAAAGAGAAATACAACAGAGAATTACCGGGCGGAAGACACGGCGGTGATATTGAAGGTATCATAAAAAACTTGGATTACATTTCGGCATTAGGCGCCACCACTGTATGGAGTACACCGCTTTGCGAGGATAATGATGCCGCTTTTTCGTATCACACGTATGGCCAATCTGATGTGTATAAAATTGATCCCCGTTACGGAACTAATGAAGATTACGTACGACTGGCTTCTGAAATGCATAAAAAAAATATGAAATTGGTAATGGATTATGTAGTCAATCACTGGGGAATCGAACATTGGATGATGAAAGATTTACCTACTAATGGATGGATTAACCAATTTGAAAACTACACCCAAACCAATCATAAAAGAACGGTTATCCACGATACCCATGCTTCAAAAATTGACACAGAAACTTGTTTAAACGGATGGTTTGCAACTTCAATGCCTGATTTAAATTTAGCGAACCCTTTAACTTTAAAATACCTGATTCAAAATGCGATTTGGTGGATTGAATATGCTGATTTGGATGGATTCAGAGTCGACACTTATAATTATTCTGATCCAAAAGGAATTGCAAAATGGACAAAATCCATAACCGACGAATATCCAAATTTTAATATTGTTGGGGAAGTTTGGATGCAAAGTCAGGCGCAAATGGCATATTGGCAAAAAGACAGTAAAATAAGCCAAATTCAAAATTACAATTCCTATTTGCCAAGTGTCATGGATTTTACTTTATACGAAGCAACGACAAAAGTTTTTAACGAAGATGACGGTTCCTGGGACAAAGGAATAATAAAATTGTATGACAATTTCACCAATGATTTTCTATATCCAAATAGCAATAATCTGTTGGTTTTTGTCGAAAATCACGATACCAATCGATTCAATCAGACCTACGGAAACGACATCAGAAAATACAAAATGGCAATGACTTTGTTGGCAACGGTTCGCGGCATTCCACAATTGTATTACGGAAGCGAAATAGGCATGATTGGCGATAAAAACAAAGGTGATGCGGATATTCGCCAAGATTTTCCAGGCGGTTGGGAAGGCGATCAGAACAATGCTTTCATCAAAGAAGGAAGAACTCTGGGGCAAAGTGAATATTTTGATTTCACTGCCAAGTTATTCAATTGGAGAAAAACCAAATCAGTAGTACATTTTGGAAAAATGACCCATTACATTCCGGAGAACAATGTTTATGTTTATTTTAGATACAATACCAATGAAACGGTTATGGTTTTAATAAACAACAGTAAGGAAACCCATAAAATAAACACACATCGTTTTAAAGAAAATATCAAAAATTTTAAAACCGGAAAGGATGTAATTTCGGAATTAACATTTGATGTTACCAACGAAATTACCCTTGAACCAAAATCAGTTTTAATTTTAGAGTTGAAATAA
- a CDS encoding alpha-amylase family glycosyl hydrolase, protein MKKYSIPFLLAAMAIFTSCTTTKTMTESNKNTSKTPFVWEGANVYFLMTDRFNNGDTSNDLTFNRTKKTGKLRGFEGGDIKGIAKKIDEGYFDKLGINAIWFTPIVEQIHDGVDEGTGLSYGFHGYWARDWSNLDPNFGTKEDLKALVEKAHAHGIRIILDGVINHTGPVTAEDTVWPNDWVRTGPNCDYKNYKNTTSCTLVANLPDVKTESMENVALPPFLIEKWKKEGRYEQETKELDAFFARTGYPRAPKYYIIKWLTDYIADYGIDGYRGDTVKHTDETVWADFKTQCNYAFTNWKKNNPTKVLDNNAFYTIAEVYNYGVSGGQNFDFGDKKVNYYQNGFNNMINFEFKWDAQKDYEFIFSKYSNILNGELKGYSVLNYLSSHDDGGPFDAKRTKSKEAGTKLLLSPGLSQVYYGDESARSLVVEGTQGDATLRSFMNWDEIKSNPETQKTLLHWQKLGQFRKNHPAVGAGIHKEISAQPYTFSRTFTKGDFIDKVVVGLDMPLGQKIITVGSIFKDGTKVKDAYSGKETTVLNGKANIDSEFDIVLLELKK, encoded by the coding sequence ATGAAAAAATATTCAATCCCGTTTTTACTGGCAGCAATGGCAATTTTCACGAGTTGTACCACTACAAAAACTATGACAGAAAGCAACAAAAATACTAGCAAAACTCCCTTTGTGTGGGAAGGTGCAAACGTATACTTTTTAATGACAGACCGTTTTAACAACGGAGATACATCAAATGATCTTACATTCAACCGAACAAAAAAAACAGGTAAACTACGTGGTTTTGAAGGGGGTGATATCAAAGGAATTGCTAAAAAAATAGACGAAGGTTACTTTGATAAATTGGGAATAAATGCGATTTGGTTTACACCAATTGTCGAACAAATTCACGATGGTGTCGATGAAGGAACGGGTTTGAGTTATGGTTTTCATGGCTATTGGGCAAGAGATTGGTCGAACTTGGACCCTAACTTTGGAACAAAAGAAGACTTAAAAGCATTAGTCGAAAAAGCACATGCTCATGGAATTAGAATAATCCTTGACGGCGTAATAAATCATACCGGACCGGTTACCGCTGAAGATACAGTTTGGCCGAATGACTGGGTAAGAACAGGACCAAACTGTGATTATAAGAATTATAAAAACACCACTTCATGCACATTAGTAGCCAATCTTCCGGATGTAAAAACGGAAAGCATGGAAAATGTAGCGCTACCTCCTTTTTTAATCGAAAAATGGAAAAAAGAAGGACGTTACGAACAAGAAACTAAAGAACTGGACGCGTTTTTTGCCCGTACCGGTTATCCTAGAGCACCCAAATATTACATCATCAAATGGTTGACTGATTATATTGCCGATTATGGAATTGACGGTTACCGAGGCGATACCGTGAAACACACGGACGAAACCGTTTGGGCCGATTTCAAGACACAATGTAATTATGCTTTCACAAATTGGAAGAAAAACAATCCGACAAAAGTGTTAGATAATAATGCGTTTTACACGATTGCCGAAGTGTACAATTATGGTGTCAGTGGCGGACAAAATTTTGATTTTGGAGATAAAAAAGTCAATTATTATCAAAATGGTTTCAATAACATGATCAATTTTGAATTCAAATGGGATGCTCAAAAAGACTATGAATTTATATTTTCCAAATATTCCAATATTTTAAATGGCGAATTGAAAGGATATAGCGTTTTAAATTATTTATCCTCGCATGATGACGGAGGCCCTTTTGATGCCAAACGTACCAAAAGCAAAGAAGCCGGAACAAAACTTTTACTTTCACCCGGATTATCTCAAGTGTATTATGGTGATGAAAGCGCGCGTTCTTTAGTAGTTGAAGGTACTCAAGGCGATGCCACTTTGCGTTCGTTCATGAATTGGGACGAAATTAAATCAAATCCGGAAACACAAAAAACACTTTTGCACTGGCAAAAATTAGGACAATTCAGAAAAAATCATCCCGCTGTTGGAGCAGGAATTCACAAAGAAATTTCGGCTCAACCGTATACTTTTAGCAGAACATTTACAAAAGGAGATTTCATAGATAAAGTTGTAGTAGGACTTGATATGCCATTAGGTCAAAAAATAATTACTGTTGGATCTATTTTCAAAGATGGAACAAAAGTAAAAGATGCCTATTCCGGAAAAGAAACTACGGTTTTGAATGGGAAAGCTAATATCGATTCTGAATTTGATATTGTTTTATTAGAATTGAAAAAATAA
- a CDS encoding glycerophosphodiester phosphodiesterase: protein MLKIGHRGAKGYEPENTLLSFQKALNMQVDGIELDVHLSADGELMVIHDETIDRTTNGIGFVNQLSLRELKQVRIINEQEIPTLQEVFDLVNQHCFINIELKNYDTATKVVKLIEKYVSKKNWRYDHFLVSSFDWNALQQVRFLNDKIQIGVLTETDLDLALAFAKFIQAKSIHPHFHLLTKENTAKIQEKGIQVFPWTINEIEDIQKIIAFKVNGIITDFPNRI from the coding sequence ATGCTCAAAATCGGACATCGTGGCGCAAAAGGATATGAACCGGAGAACACCTTACTTTCTTTCCAAAAAGCATTGAACATGCAAGTGGACGGAATAGAACTGGACGTACATTTGAGCGCTGATGGGGAATTGATGGTTATTCATGACGAAACAATTGACCGAACGACCAACGGAATTGGTTTTGTAAATCAGCTATCTTTGCGCGAATTGAAACAAGTTCGAATTATAAACGAACAAGAGATTCCTACGCTCCAAGAAGTATTTGACTTAGTAAACCAACACTGTTTTATCAATATTGAATTAAAAAATTACGATACAGCAACCAAAGTAGTGAAGTTAATTGAGAAGTATGTTTCGAAAAAAAATTGGCGTTACGACCATTTTTTAGTTTCCAGTTTCGATTGGAATGCGCTTCAACAAGTTCGGTTTTTAAATGACAAAATCCAGATTGGCGTTTTAACTGAAACCGATTTAGATTTGGCTTTGGCTTTCGCCAAATTCATACAGGCAAAATCCATTCACCCTCATTTTCATTTATTGACTAAAGAAAACACGGCGAAAATACAGGAAAAAGGAATTCAGGTTTTCCCTTGGACCATCAATGAAATAGAAGACATTCAAAAAATAATAGCATTTAAAGTAAACGGAATCATCACTGATTTCCCAAATAGAATATGA
- a CDS encoding GxxExxY protein produces MTKKEVTQLSYEIIGYAIKVHKKLGPGLLEKIYEECLKYELEKNGYNVKQQFNIEIDYYDLELAHPLRLDLLVNDCIIVELKTVEKFHPIDEAKLLTYMKLLSIPQGLLINFNTTNITKSSKPLINEYFSRLADD; encoded by the coding sequence ATGACAAAAAAAGAAGTAACTCAATTATCCTATGAAATTATTGGATATGCCATAAAAGTTCACAAAAAACTAGGGCCGGGTTTATTGGAAAAAATTTATGAAGAATGCTTAAAATATGAGCTAGAAAAAAATGGGTACAATGTTAAGCAACAATTTAATATAGAAATCGATTACTATGATTTAGAATTAGCGCATCCATTACGATTGGATTTATTAGTAAATGATTGTATTATTGTTGAGTTAAAAACAGTTGAAAAATTTCACCCAATCGATGAAGCCAAACTATTAACCTACATGAAACTATTAAGTATTCCCCAAGGATTACTTATTAATTTTAATACTACAAACATAACAAAATCCTCAAAACCTTTGATAAATGAATATTTTTCGAGGCTTGCTGATGACTAA
- a CDS encoding NAD(P)/FAD-dependent oxidoreductase, translating to MNQNFDIIIVGGGAAGFFTAINIVEKNPKLKVAILERGAEVLQKVRISGGGRCNVTHACFEPNELVKFYPRGEKELRGPFHQFCSGDTIEWFEKHGVELKIEADGRMFPVSNSSQTIIDCFLQATQKLGIAVLTGQSVQSIFNPEVSGENLWKIETQTENYLTEKLILATGSNPKIWEMLQTFGHAVVSPVPSLFTFNIKDARIKELPGVAARVTVKVKDTKLTSTGPLLITHWGMSGPAVLKLSAWGARILHDKNYQFTIFVNWLNDVENDEAEKILKDLKQEHAKKAVSKKSPFDFPNRLWESLVLASGIEVETKWADLSKLQLQNLTNQLTNGTFQVNGKSTFKEEFVTAGGIDLKEINFKTMESKLHKNLYFAGEIVNIDAITGGFNFQNAWTSGFIVANSI from the coding sequence ATGAATCAAAATTTCGATATAATAATAGTAGGCGGCGGCGCGGCAGGATTTTTTACGGCAATCAATATTGTGGAGAAAAACCCGAAATTGAAAGTAGCTATTTTGGAACGTGGCGCAGAAGTGCTCCAGAAAGTTCGTATTTCTGGTGGCGGAAGATGCAACGTGACGCACGCTTGTTTTGAACCAAACGAATTGGTTAAATTTTATCCGCGTGGCGAAAAAGAATTGCGTGGACCTTTTCATCAATTTTGCTCTGGCGATACGATTGAATGGTTTGAGAAACATGGTGTGGAACTCAAAATTGAAGCTGACGGACGTATGTTTCCAGTTTCGAATTCCTCACAAACCATCATTGATTGTTTTCTACAAGCGACTCAAAAACTGGGAATCGCAGTGCTTACTGGACAAAGCGTGCAATCTATTTTCAATCCTGAAGTTTCCGGTGAAAATCTCTGGAAAATCGAAACCCAAACTGAAAATTACCTCACCGAAAAACTGATTCTAGCTACAGGAAGCAATCCTAAAATCTGGGAAATGCTACAGACTTTTGGACATGCAGTTGTCAGTCCGGTACCTTCCCTATTTACCTTTAACATCAAAGATGCACGAATAAAAGAATTACCCGGAGTTGCTGCAAGGGTTACTGTAAAAGTAAAAGATACCAAACTTACTTCAACGGGACCTTTATTGATTACACATTGGGGAATGAGCGGCCCTGCAGTACTAAAATTATCGGCTTGGGGAGCGCGAATCCTGCATGACAAAAATTATCAATTTACCATTTTTGTGAATTGGTTAAATGATGTTGAAAACGATGAAGCCGAAAAAATCTTGAAAGATTTAAAACAAGAACACGCCAAAAAAGCGGTTTCCAAAAAATCACCTTTTGATTTTCCGAATCGCTTGTGGGAAAGTTTAGTCCTCGCTTCGGGAATTGAAGTGGAAACCAAATGGGCAGATTTGTCAAAACTCCAATTACAAAACCTGACCAATCAGTTGACGAATGGAACTTTTCAAGTTAACGGAAAAAGCACGTTTAAAGAAGAATTTGTGACTGCCGGAGGAATCGATTTAAAGGAAATCAACTTCAAAACAATGGAAAGCAAGCTCCACAAAAACCTATATTTCGCTGGAGAAATCGTCAATATCGATGCGATTACCGGTGGGTTTAACTTTCAAAATGCATGGACAAGTGGCTTTATTGTGGCTAACAGCATTTAA
- a CDS encoding TspO/MBR family protein has product MTKITRILTMVVTCVAIGYLSGMVTRSAITTWYPTLIKPSFNPPNWIFRPVWSMLYIMMGVAAGLVWNRIEFEKEIVKKALVLFAIQLALNALWSYLFFGLHNPMLAGLEIIVLWLMIYETYIQFSKINRIAGYLFIPYLAWVSFAAVLNGSIWWLNR; this is encoded by the coding sequence ATGACGAAGATTACTCGAATTTTAACGATGGTTGTAACTTGTGTTGCGATTGGTTATTTATCCGGAATGGTTACACGTTCTGCAATAACAACGTGGTATCCCACTTTGATAAAACCAAGTTTTAATCCACCTAATTGGATTTTTAGACCCGTTTGGAGCATGCTTTATATTATGATGGGTGTTGCGGCAGGATTGGTCTGGAACCGAATAGAATTTGAAAAAGAAATCGTAAAAAAAGCGTTGGTTTTATTTGCGATACAATTGGCTTTAAATGCCTTGTGGTCCTATTTGTTCTTTGGATTACACAACCCAATGCTTGCCGGTTTAGAAATCATCGTATTGTGGTTAATGATTTATGAAACCTATATCCAGTTTTCTAAAATCAATAGAATTGCGGGCTATTTGTTCATTCCGTATTTGGCTTGGGTAAGTTTTGCAGCCGTTTTAAACGGAAGTATTTGGTGGCTTAATAGATAG
- a CDS encoding diphosphomevalonate/mevalonate 3,5-bisphosphate decarboxylase family protein → MISANDFIPSKYTHSIEKGSFQWSAPSNIALVKYWGKKNNQIPANPSVSFTLNNCKTITKLAFAIKQNDGEFSFDLLFEGKPKEDFKPKIQKFLERIEIYLPFLKDYHFTIDTENTFPHSSGIASSASGMAALAMNLMSLEKALNPEMTDDYFFQKASMLARLGSGSACRSVKGQVVVWGNHTNIQGSSDLFGVEFPNAIHANFKNYQDTILLVDKGEKQVSSTIGHDLMHDHPFAERRFAQAHENLDKLITIFENGNLDEFIKIVESEALTLHAMMMTSMPYFILMKPNTLEIINAIWKFRNDTKIPVCFTLDAGANVHVLYPNTDKPKVLQFIQDELVGYCQNGQYICDQIGSGAVEN, encoded by the coding sequence ATGATTTCAGCAAACGATTTTATTCCATCAAAATATACACATTCCATTGAAAAGGGAAGTTTCCAATGGAGCGCACCTAGTAATATTGCCCTAGTGAAATATTGGGGGAAAAAGAATAACCAAATTCCAGCCAATCCTTCGGTGAGTTTTACGTTGAATAATTGCAAAACGATTACCAAACTGGCTTTTGCCATAAAACAAAACGATGGTGAATTCTCTTTCGATTTGCTTTTTGAAGGAAAACCAAAAGAAGATTTTAAACCGAAAATTCAGAAATTTTTGGAACGAATAGAAATCTATTTGCCTTTTTTGAAGGACTATCATTTTACGATTGACACGGAAAATACGTTTCCGCACAGTTCTGGAATTGCTTCTTCGGCATCAGGAATGGCGGCTTTAGCGATGAACTTGATGAGTTTAGAAAAAGCGTTGAACCCAGAAATGACCGACGACTATTTTTTTCAAAAAGCATCTATGTTAGCTCGTTTAGGTTCCGGCAGTGCTTGTCGCAGCGTAAAAGGACAAGTGGTAGTTTGGGGAAATCACACGAATATTCAGGGAAGTTCGGATTTATTTGGAGTGGAATTTCCAAATGCTATTCACGCTAATTTCAAGAATTACCAAGATACGATTCTGCTGGTTGACAAAGGCGAAAAACAAGTTTCTAGCACCATTGGCCATGATTTGATGCACGACCATCCTTTTGCCGAAAGGCGATTTGCGCAAGCGCACGAAAACTTGGACAAACTAATTACCATATTCGAAAATGGAAATTTAGACGAATTCATTAAAATTGTGGAAAGTGAAGCTTTGACTTTACATGCCATGATGATGACTTCAATGCCTTATTTTATATTAATGAAACCGAACACATTAGAGATCATTAATGCCATTTGGAAATTTAGAAATGACACTAAAATCCCTGTTTGCTTTACACTGGATGCTGGTGCAAATGTGCATGTTTTGTATCCAAATACGGATAAACCAAAAGTATTACAATTTATTCAGGACGAATTAGTTGGCTATTGTCAAAATGGTCAGTACATTTGTGATCAAATTGGAAGTGGCGCTGTTGAGAATTGA
- a CDS encoding mevalonate kinase, protein MKGPLFYSKILLFGEYGIIRDSKGLSIPYNFYNGALKKDENPSAEAIKSNGNLKRFVTYLETLQSEHPSLVTFDLATLNSDVATGMYFDSSIPQGYGVGSSGALVAAIYDKYAHNKITVLENLTREKLLQLKNIFSQMESFFHGKSSGLDPLNSYLSIPILINSNDNIEATGIPTQSFDGKGAVFLLDSGIVGETAPMVNIFMENLKDKGFRAMLKNQFVKHTDACVENFLGGDMISLFMNTKKLSKVVLNHFKPMIPEQFHGIWQKGIDTNDYYLKLCGSGGGGYILGFTEDLERAKLSLKDYKLEVVYQF, encoded by the coding sequence ATGAAAGGACCTTTATTTTATTCTAAAATATTACTCTTTGGAGAATACGGAATTATTCGTGACTCAAAGGGGTTGTCTATTCCTTATAACTTTTACAACGGCGCCCTTAAAAAAGACGAAAATCCTTCTGCTGAAGCTATAAAATCTAACGGGAATCTAAAACGTTTTGTTACCTATTTGGAAACTTTACAAAGCGAACATCCTAGTTTAGTTACTTTTGATTTAGCGACTTTAAACAGTGATGTTGCTACAGGAATGTATTTTGACTCCAGTATTCCGCAAGGATATGGTGTAGGAAGCAGTGGCGCATTAGTTGCCGCTATCTATGATAAATATGCTCACAATAAAATCACGGTTCTGGAGAATTTAACACGTGAAAAGTTATTACAGTTAAAAAATATATTTTCTCAAATGGAGAGTTTTTTCCACGGAAAAAGTTCTGGTTTGGATCCTTTAAACAGTTATTTGAGTATTCCAATTCTGATTAATTCTAACGATAATATTGAAGCAACCGGAATTCCAACACAAAGTTTTGACGGGAAAGGCGCTGTATTCTTGTTAGATTCAGGGATTGTAGGCGAAACTGCTCCGATGGTTAATATTTTTATGGAAAACCTGAAAGACAAAGGTTTCCGTGCCATGCTTAAAAATCAGTTTGTAAAACATACGGATGCTTGTGTAGAAAACTTCCTTGGTGGCGACATGATTTCATTGTTCATGAATACCAAAAAATTATCAAAAGTAGTTTTGAATCATTTCAAACCAATGATTCCTGAGCAATTTCATGGGATTTGGCAAAAAGGAATTGACACGAACGATTATTATTTGAAATTATGTGGTTCTGGCGGTGGCGGTTATATTCTTGGTTTCACTGAGGATTTAGAACGCGCCAAATTATCTCTGAAAGATTATAAACTAGAAGTAGTTTATCAGTTTTAA